A window of Schistocerca gregaria isolate iqSchGreg1 unplaced genomic scaffold, iqSchGreg1.2 ptg001452l, whole genome shotgun sequence genomic DNA:
ACCCCAAATCGAAATTTGGGATCTCGACGTGGTGGAATCTCCCTCGCCTATTCGCACGCTCGAAGGCCACAACTCGTCCGTGCTTGACGTCTCCATGCACCACACGCTCCCTACTCTCTTGGCAAGCGGGTCCGCCGACCGCACCGTCGGTCTGTGGGACACGGAGCAAGGCAAGCGCGTTCAGACGCTGAGCCACCACCAAGACAAGGTCCAATGTCTCTCGTGGCTCAAAACCGAGGAAAGCGTGCTGGCGACGGGCGGATTCGACAAAGCGGCTTATATGGTCGATGTGCGATGCGCCAGCGCGGTCAAAAAGGTCGATCTAGACGCCGACGTAGAGTGCCTCAAATGGTCCACCGAATCGAATTCTCCAGTAAACCACGCCCCCAGCAGAGGCTCCGAACTCCTAATTTCAACAGAATCAGGCCATCTGTATTGCTACGACGCCGTCGCCGGTAAAAACAGGTGGACGTTGGCCTCTTATCTCGGATCTCCCTGCGCCTCTTTCTGCATTCAGAGCTTCGAAGACTTCACTATTTTGGCTACCGCGTCACCCATCACCACCGCTCCCCTCAAAATCTGGGCACTAAACCAAAACCTGGACGCACCCACCTGTCTCTATAGCGGCGCCGACATATTGGGAAAACTGTACAAAGTCGAAATGAACCAAGATCTACCCTTCCATGTAGCCGTCGGCGGACACCGGATCCTTCCTACCATGATCAACGTACTTCATTGGAACTCAGTCAGGCAAAAGTTCAAACACTCTTCAGCCGCCCAAGCTGTCGATCTGGAACGGGCCGCTCATTGGGAAGACCTTCTGAACGTCCTCAGCGACGACGATTCGACCGGCGACGAATCCGAACGCCATCCTCGATTCAGCGCTTCCAAAAAGAGACGCCAAGTCAACAAGCCAAATAAACGAAAGGTCTGAATCCTTGCGATTTTTTTTTAAGACCACGCGATTCGCGGATATCACGTCGACCCTCTGCACTGCGCGAACGCAGCCACTCTCCCCATAGATTCCCTGCCTTTACAGTGCCACCGAAGCGCTCCCGAGGCGCCCTTGAGGTCAGTTTGCGCGGTTCATTCGACCTCTTTGTGACAAGcacaactttttttcatgtgtcaaTCCCGTAAATTCACACGCACGCATACAAACGCCGCGCTTGCAAGTTTCTCGAACAACTCTTGTCACCCCGGTCGAGCGTCTTATTCATGTCTTTTTTTGAATGGATTCCGGCAGCCATTTGAGGGATCCTCCTCCGACTGTCCCTTCTAGGGATCCGCCCTTCTCTCTCCAAGCGGGTGCACACCAAAAAACCCTCTTTCAACCCACCCGGCGAGCCCGACCCACCTGCCAACTATACACACGCGCCTAATCCCCTTGGAAACCCGCCACATGGCGCGCAGCTGCCCTATCAAGCTCGGGGGCCAACTGAATCAGAAGAGCCTTCGAAGCAGACCTGTCAAATGCAGCACTGTGTGTACGACGTGCACGAACTTGCAAGCATCTCACCTGCCCTCCGGACGCTCTTGGAGCTCGAGGACAAGGTCGAAGTCAACCTGAAGAAACGGCTAAGACAAATTGACGACTACCACAGAAGACAAACGGGAACTCTGACCAAAACCCTGCGTGTCAAGTTATACCATAAATTGGAACCGTTTCAAGAAAATGTCAACTTGTTGACCGATTCGGCGCAGCCCTCTTATCACATAACAGCAAGTGCGGCCAACGTGCATCACAATAGCAGTAGTCAAGATCTGCCATCCATCAGTGGCACCATACCGGCCAATACATCACCATTCTACCCACAACAGACCACCGGCACTCCAACAAAAATACAATCCAGTGCTACACCAATATTGCCCACGCACTATGCACACACACCCCCTTTAAACCTCCTCATACAAACGCCCCCATACATACCGCCTAGCGTACCGACTTCTGCGCACGAGTCTCCGTTTTCCCAGCTACCCGTTGGCGATTCGGCGGACCAGTCTGCTGTTCAGCCGAATCGCCTCCAGCAAGCTGCGGCCTACCGCGTTCAACCTAACTCTTCGGCCTTTTTGCCCGGTCATCTTTCCTCTCCGGACACGCGGGCGCTTTATCTGCCATCCGCCACCACATGGACCCTATACGTAGAAGGAGCTCTCGTCGATCAAGACGCACAACAAGATTCGCCCAGTTTTTCTTCA
This region includes:
- the LOC126332407 gene encoding uncharacterized protein LOC126332407; the protein is MLTNTIFSPRGCSAALPRIYCDDTDLPAGRPDEAEQSCKLSDEENDDNEVIKKYGLDAYENEECGWTGGIDDLMTYKHNKDDPYMTNLNPDEEELEDFLIRPTDHVLLTTLTEEEFSYLNVCILPEGSIEPYIHHDYLLSDFPLSIAWMRPNYCAVATFQPQIEIWDLDVVESPSPIRTLEGHNSSVLDVSMHHTLPTLLASGSADRTVGLWDTEQGKRVQTLSHHQDKVQCLSWLKTEESVLATGGFDKAAYMVDVRCASAVKKVDLDADVECLKWSTESNSPVNHAPSRGSELLISTESGHLYCYDAVAGKNRWTLASYLGSPCASFCIQSFEDFTILATASPITTAPLKIWALNQNLDAPTCLYSGADILGKLYKVEMNQDLPFHVAVGGHRILPTMINVLHWNSVRQKFKHSSAAQAVDLERAAHWEDLLNVLSDDDSTGDESERHPRFSASKKRRQVNKPNKRKV